A genomic region of Jaculus jaculus isolate mJacJac1 chromosome 10, mJacJac1.mat.Y.cur, whole genome shotgun sequence contains the following coding sequences:
- the Rpl4 gene encoding 60S ribosomal protein L4, whose protein sequence is MRGEKKKMTRCLLGRVVSGGDSVGCEERPGGDEGWKVTYRAGRCCALPFPVRAAAPRGAWPSPLLAMACARPLISVYSEKGESSGKNVTLPAVFKAPIRPDIVNFVHTNLRKNNRQPYAVSELAGHQTSAESWGTGRAVARIPRVRGGGTHRSGQGAFGNMCRGGRMFAPTKTWRRWHRRVNTTQKRYAICSALAASALPALVMSKGHRIEEVPELPLVVEDKVEGYKKTKEAVLLLKKLKAWNDIKKVYASQRMRAGKGKMRNRRRIQRRGPCIIYNEDNGIIKAFRNIPGITLLNVSKLNILKLAPGGHVGRFCIWTEGAFRKLDELYGTWRKAASLKSDYNLPVHKMMNTDLGRILKSPEIQRALRAPRKKIHRRVLKKNPLKNLRIMLKLNPYAKTMRRNTILRQARNHKIRVQKAMAAAAPKSGEKGAAARTSAGKKPAQGKKGKPPTEAKKPKKPAGKKAAATKVPAEKKAAEQKPAA, encoded by the exons AtgcggggggaaaaaaaaaaaatgacacgtTGTCTC CTTGGTAGAGTCGTGTCTGGGGGTGACAGTGTGGGTTGCGAGGAGAGGCCGGGCGGAGACGAGGGGTGGAAGGTTACATATAGGGCGGGGCGGTGCTGCGCACTTCCTTTTCCTGTGCGAGCGGCCGCGCCGAGAGGAGCGTGGCCTTCTCCGCTCCTCGCCATG GCGTGTGCTCGTCCCCTCATATCGGTGTATTCTGAGAAGGGGGAGTCATCTGGCAAAAATGTCACTTTGCCAGCTGTGTTCAAAGCTCCCATTCGACCAGATATTGTGAATTTTGTTCATACCAACTTGCGTAAAAACAACAGACAGCCCTATGCCGTCAGTGAATTAGCAG gTCACCAGACCAGTGCTGAGTCTTGGGGTACTGGCAGAGCTGTGGCTCGAATTCCCAGGGTACGCGGTGGTGGCACCCATCGCTCTGGCCAGGGTGCCTTTGGCAAT ATGTGTAGAGGAGGCCGCATGTTTGCACCAACGAAGACTTGGCGTCGGTGGCACCGCAGAGTAAACACAACCCAAAAGCGATATGCCATCTGCTCTGCCCTGGCTGCCTCAGCCCTACCAGCATTGGTCATGTCCAAAG GTCACCGTATTGAGGAAGTTCCTGAACTTCCTTTGGTGGTGGAGGATAAAGTTGAAGGCTATAAGAAGACCAAGGAGGCTGTGTTGCTACTTAAGAAACTTAAAGCCTGGAATGACATCAAGAAG GTCTATGCCTCTCAGCGAATGAGGGCTGGCAAGGGTAAAATGAGAAACCGCCGTCGCATCCAGCGTAGGGGACCCTGCATCATCTATAATGAAGATAATGGGATCATTAAGGCCTTCAGGAACATCCCTG GAATCACTCTGCTTAATGTAAGCAAATTGAACATTTTGAAGCTTGCTCCTGGTGGGCACGTGGGGCGCTTCTGCATTTGGACTGAAGGTGCTTTCAGGAAGCTCGATGAGTTGTATGGCACTTGGCGCAAAGCTGCTTCCCTCAAGAGTGACTATAA TCTGCCAGTGCACAAGATGATGAACACAGACCTTGGCAGAATCTTGAAAAGCCCAGAGATCCAAAGAGCTCTCCGAGCACCACG CAAGAAGATCCACCGCAGAGTCCTGAAGAAGAACCCTCTGAAGAACCTACGCATCATGTTGAAACTGAACCCCTATGCCAAGACCATGCGTCGGAACACCATTCTTCGCCAGGCCAGGAAC CACAAAATCCGGGTGCAGAAAGCCATGGCGGCGGCGGCGCCCAAGTCAGGTGAGAAGGGAGCAGCGGCCAGGACGAGTGCGGGCAAGAAGCCTGCccaggggaagaaaggaaagccGCCCACAGAGGCCAAGAAGCCGAAGAAGCCAGCTGGAAAAAAGGCTGCAGCTACTAAGGTCCCAGCAGAGAAGAAAGCTGCAGAACAGAAGCCTGCTGCATAA
- the Snapc5 gene encoding snRNA-activating protein complex subunit 5, translated as MLSRLQELRKEEETLLRLKAALHDQLNRLKVEELALQSMISARKGDEMPSSQPAREQSHDMLVHVDNEASINQTALTLSTRSHAMEEEEEEEEESDS; from the exons ATGCTGAGCCGACTCCAGGAGCTACGCAAGGAGGAGGAGACGCTGCTGCGGCTGAAGGCGGCCCTGCACGACCAGCTGAACCGCCTCAAG GTTGAAGAACTGGCTTTGCAGTCAATGATCAGTGCTAGAAAAGGGGATGAGATGCCGTCTTCTCAGCCTGCGCGGGAACAGTCACACGAT ATGCTGGTGCACGTGGACAATGAAGCTTCGATCAACCAAACTGCACTGACGCTGAGCACAAGGAGTCACGcaatggaagaggaggaggaggaggaggaggaatctgATTCCTAA